ctattcaaccaacacaaagtacttcaaagagtgccccaaagtttctaccggagagtcaagacgaaaacgtgtgccaacccctatgcataggttcatgggcggaacccgcaagttgatcaccaaaacatacgtcaagtggatcacgtgatatcccattgtcaccacagataagcacggcaagacatacatcaagtgttctcaaatccttaaagactcaatccaataagataacttcaaagggaaaactcaattcattacaagagagtagagggggagaaacatcataagatccaactataatagcaaagctcgcgatacatcaagatcgtaccacctcaagaacacgagagagagagagatcaaacacatagctactggtacataccctcagccccgagggtgaactactccctcctcgtcatggagatcgccgggatgatgaagatggccaccgatgagggttcccccctccggcagggtgccggaacagggtctcgattggttttggtggctacagaggcttgcggcagcagaactcccgatctattctgttccccgatggttttagggtatatgggtatatatagacgaaagaagtcggtcaggggagccacgaggggcccacgagggtggagggcacgcccagggggtaggcgcgccccctgcctcgtgctctcctcgttgactccctaacgtgcactccaagtcttttgaattgcttccgttccaaaaataactctctcgaaggtttcattccgtttggactccgtttgatattccttttctgcgaaacactgaaacaaggggaaaaacagaaactggcactgggctctgggttaataggttagtcccaaaaatcatataaaagtgcttagtaaagcccattaaacatccaaaagagataatataatagcatggaacaatcaaaaattatagatacgttggagacgtatcaagcgccCAGTGTCGGCGCCATGGATCCGCCCCGAAGCTTGCCGTGCGGCCTTGTAGCGGGCGGATCCGGTTGGTTCCAACGACGGTGAGCCTCGGAATCGCCCGAGGGAGAGACTCACATGCCGGCGCCATGGATTTGGGGCCGTGGTGAAGAGGGGGTTTAGCCGATTTGCTCGGCTGGGCCCGGAGAAGAAAAGGGCGGCTCACTTGATTCCAGCCGGCAGAATTGCATCCGAGGAACATAGGTTCAATGCCTAGCGATTTATTGATTCAATTTCGACTGGCAAGATTCTCAAAAATTGTAGGCGTGCATTTTTTAGATGGATGCATGGAGTTCCTTGTCGTCATCTTCGTCGGATGATTCCGACATAGAGGAGATGATTTTGGACGACAACGTCGACAACCTAGTGTTgttgctgttggggaacgtagtatttcaaaaaaaatgcctatgatcacgcaagatctatctaggagaagcatagcaacgagcggggagagtgtgtccacataccctcgtagaacgaaagcggaagcgtttagtaacgcggttgatgtagtcgaacgtcttcgcaatccaaccgatccatgcaccaaacgtacggcacctccgcgatcagcacacgttcagctcgatgacgtccctcgaactcttgatccagttgaggccgagggagagttctgtcagcacggcggcgtggcgacggtgatgatgaagctaccgacgcagggcttcgcctaagcactacaacgatatgaccgaggtgtgtaactgtggagggggcaccgcaaatggctaagagaagacttggttgTCTATGGAGTGCTCCcctccccatatataaaggaggggaggaggaggaggacggccggccctaaggggcgcgcccaaggggggaatcctactccaagtaggaatcgccccccccccctttcctagtccaagtaggagaagaagggaggagagggagagcgagagggaaagaggggccacgccccctcccctagtcctattcggactcccctagggggggccacctcctggctgctgccctctctctcccctaaggcccactaaggcccattacttccccggggggttccggtaacccctccggcactccggttttatccgaaactactcgtaacactttcggtgtccgaataacatggtccaatatatcaatctttatgtctcgaccatttcgaaactcctcatcatgcccgtgatctcatccgggactccgaacaaccttcggtacatcaaagcacataacttataatacaaatcgtcatcgaacgttaagcgtgcggaccctacgggttcgagaactatgtagacatgaccgagacacatctccggtcaataaccaatagcggaacctggatgctcatattggctcctacatattctacgaagacctttatcggtcaaaccgcataacaacatacattgttccctttgtcatcggtatgttacttgcccgagattcgatcgtcggtatcaccatacctagttcaatctcgttatcggcaagtctctttactcgttccgtaatgaatcatctcataactaactcattagtcatattgcttgcaaggcttatagtgatgtgcattactgagagggtccagagatacctctctgacaatcggagtgacaaatcctaatctcgatctatgccaactcaacaaacaccatcggagacatctgtagagcatctttataatcacccagttacattgtgacgtttgatagcacactaagtgttcctccggtattcgggagttgcataatctcatagtcataggaacatgtataagtcatgaagaaagcaatagcaataaactaaacgagcatagtgctaagctaacagatgggtcccgttcatcacatcattctctaatgatgtgatcccgttcatcaaacgacaacacatgtctatggctaggaaacttaaccatctttgattaacgagctagtctagtagaggcatactatgggacactttgtttgtctatgtattcacacatgtactaagtttccggttaatacaattctagcatgaataataaacatttatcatgatataaggaaatataaataacaactttattattgcctctagggcatatttccttcagttgcaTCTCGTGGACAAATTTGAAAGGGCCCGAAGAGAAAGCCCGGTGGATCCACGGTTGGTCGGCTATGCATTCCACGCAACCGAGCTCTCAGCGACAAGTTGCTCTTGAAGGACTACTTCGTCGAGGTACCGACATATCATGCTCACCTTTTCTGTAAGCGATATCGAATGTGTGGGCCTCTTTATATTCGCCTCGTTGAAGCTTGCGAGCAAAATTGCCTTTTTTTCACTCGCTGGAGGAATGCCTCCAATTTGCTTGGGTTTAGTGCATATCAAAAAATATCAGTGGCAATGAAAGTGATTGCATATGGCATTCCCGCGACTATACCGATGAATATCTTCGCATTGGCGAAGATACGACCATCAAGTGTGTGTGGATGTTTGCGAAGACAATGATCCGGGTGTTTGGCCCGGAGTATCTTCGAGCTCCAAATGAGGACACAAAGAAGTTGATGGCGATGAACGAAAAGAGGGAATGGATGGGCATGCTTGAGAGTATTGATTGCATGCATTAGAGGTGTAAGGACTGCCCGGTGGCTTGGGCAGGGCAATAAATCGACCACAATCGTAAACCTACCATTGTGCTTGAAGTCGTGGCATCACGTGATTTATGAATTTGGCATTGCTTCTTTAGTTTGTCGGGGTCTCTCAATGATATCAATGTCTTGCAGCGATCTCATCTTTTTGCTCAGCTAGCTAGTGGTAAAGCTCGGGCTTGCAACTATACCGTCAATGGCCATGACTATACCATGGGGTACTATCTTGACGACGGTATTTATTCTCCAGGTGCAACATTTGTGAAGACCATTAGTAAACCTAAAACCAAGAAGCGCAATTTTTTTTGCCGAAGCACAAGAAGCCTGCCAAAAGGATATTGAGAGGGCATCTGGTGTGTTGCAAGCTCGGTTTGTGATTGTTCGAGGTCCCGCTCGCTTCTGGGATAAGAAATCCCTCAGAAACATCATGACTGCATGTATAATTTtacacaacatgatcatcgaggaTGAGAATGACTTGAACTTAGAGTTTTATTAAGATAATGTCGGTAGTCGTGTGAAGTCTGCCAGGGAAGCAGATGAGATCACTGTATTTCTTGACACCTACCAAAAGATTGAGACCAGTGCTTCACATGGCAACTCTATGGGAGATAGACTCCCATTTTAATTTGAACAATTTGTTGTTGTATTTGTGTGAGATTTGAACAATTTGGTGTTGTATTATTTACTTGAATATGAACATTTGTTGTAATGAAGACGATTGTTGTATTGTGAAATGCCTTTTAGACCATTTGTATTCGTATGTTATTAATTTATATTATGATTCTATTCGGTTTATATTGTTGAAAAACAAGAATTTGCAAAGCTCCGGATTGCGGTACCGCGAGGCCTCCAGCGCCGAACAGGTCCTCTAAACTCGTCGCGCGGAAATTTTATGGGATGAGTTTAGAGGACCTGTTCTGCCAGAAGCTTTGAGGCACCGCAAAAAAAAAATAGGCGGCCCGTAAACGAAATTTGCAAGACATGGTTTTGCgggatctgctagagatgctctaaatCAGGAGCGCAGACAGACCATCTTAACTCGGTCCGCTTACGCCGACAAGCTAAGCTGCTCGAAAGAGACGGCATGGCATACTGCAACGCCACATACACGACGTTGGATGCGCGTTGTCAGCTCAACAAGGACAACCAACTAACATCGGTGGACGCAACATTTTACTGCAGTGTCATTGCCAGCCTTAGGTACCTCGTCCACACATACCCTGACATCGCATTCGCCATAGGATTACTGAGACGGTTCATGGAGGTGTTGGCCAGTGATCATCTCGCGACCGTCTAGTACCTGCTTCGCTACATTGCCACACATTGATACGAGATTTCCTCAAGAAGGCATGATGGCCGTGGAGTCCATCAAAACGGAGGAGTGGAAGGCGGACATCCTGACCAAGTCCCTCGGGTCGTGTTCGGCTCCAAGAGCAGCACCACAAGGTGGGAATCGTCAGCACGAAGCTCCTTCGACAAGGTTCAGGAGGAAGAGCACTGACCATCAGGACGTCTTTATACGCAGACGATGCTGCCATCTTTGCTAGACCCACGAGAGAGGACATCCAATTTCTTGCTTCTCTTGGCCGCTTTCGAAGAAGTGACCGGCCTGGTTACAAATTGTGCTAAAAGTATGGTGGCTCCCATTCGATGTGAAAACATAAATATGGATGACATTTTGCAAGCCTTCCCGGCGGTGCGCTCCGCTTTCCCGATGCGATACCTTGGTCTTCCGCTATCGGTCAAGCGTCTCAAAAATATTCACTTTCAACCTCTCATTGACAAGGTCGCTAGCAAGCTCCCCCCTTGACAGGGAAGACACGTTGCCAGTGTTGGGCGTGTGGTTCTCGTTAAAGCGGTCCTCACGGCCATCGCGATTTATCACCTCACGCCTCTCGACATCCCTGTGGAGGTTCTAAACGCAATTGACAGCCTTCAGCGTGCATACCTTTGGGCTGTTACGAACGAAGTTTCAGGAGGAAAGTGCAAGATTATTTGAGATCTCGTCTGCAAGCCTAAATAGTTTGGCGGCCTAGGCGTGCTCAATCTAGACAAATTCGCTAAGGCCCTCCGTCTTCGATGGCTATGGTTTGAGTGGGTGGACAAAAGCAAACCTTGGATAGGCATGGGATCTCCATGCACCGGAGACGATCATATCTTTTTTGCTGCTGCTACAACAGTTACTATGGGCAACGGGTGCACAGCCAGGTTCTGGAACTCGCCATGGTTAAACGGCTTGTGCCCCCGTGACTTAGCACCAAGCATCTTTGCCATTTCATGCAACAAGAATTCGTCCGTCCAGCAAGCCCTTACCAACAACAACTGATCTCTCTCATTGACACTTCCAATGGCCTGTCGCTCGCACACGTCCAGCAGTTTGCTAACATCTGGGAGAAGATTTCCATGACCTCTTTGACTGATGACATAGAAAATTCCATCTTTTGGAAGTTCACCAAGGATGGGGTGTACTCTACTTCCTCAGCATACAGGGCTCAGTTTGAGGGACTCACTTCGTCGGATCTTGTTCACTCAGTGTGGAAGGtttgccctcccccccccccccccaaggtgcAAGTTCTTTGCCTGGCTTGTCCTTCAAAATAGGATTTGGACATAAGATCGACTGATACGCCACGGCTGGCCAAACTTTGGCCTCTGCCCTCTATGTAAGCAATGCCAAGAGTCGGCCGCCCATCTCCTTTTCCAATGCCGGTACACCATCCGCATTTGGAACAATATTCTTCCGTGGCTTGGAATGCATCACATCACTACGGCGGTTTGGCATACAATGACTTTGGTGAGAGCATGGTGGAACGGCAACCTTCAGATTCGCCTTGGATCCCCTAAGGCGCTCGCCTCCCTGATGATGCTTATCTCATGGGAGATATGGACGGAGCGTAATGCCAGATCTTCAGAAACACGGCCATCCCTTCCACGGTTCTTATCAGTAAGATCAAAGCGGAGGTGTCTCTTTGGGCGATGGCCGGCGCGAAGCACATGAGTGTTGTAATATTGCGAGAGTAGACCTCTTATTGTTTTTTTCTTTTAGCCCCTTTGCGGCTTTTGTCTGCAACTTCCTTCTTAATCAATGaaatggcaaatcttttgccttaAAGTTCAAGGGGAGAATGCTGCCTTAAAACCTGTCTGGCGGAGTCTGACGGAGCACATTGGGCAGCCTTTTCTCATGTGCTCGGCCAGACTCCTCCGCCAGACAGAGCACATTGGGCAACCTTTTCTTCCGTGCTCCGTCAAACTCCGCCAGACAGGTTTTAAGGCAGCATTCGCCTCCTGAACTGTTTTTTTTCTAAATAAGGCAAAAGATTTCCAATTTCGTTTTCTATTAGTGATTTCtttgcaaagtttgttagctcatGCGTGGAAAAGGCGGTCTGTGCACTGCGACATTGTAGGATGCCTAGCAGCACCTTGTTTCGTGGGATGGCACGGTTGGTAGTGGAGCAAGAGCTACGACATGATTTCCCTTTTGAACTGAACTCAATAAAAGGGTGAAGAAGGAGCAGAAAAGCTGCGACGTTTACGCAACGAAAAAAATTCAGTGTGCCttgctcgccctctctctctcgttcGTAGCTCAAGGTTCAGGGTGACACCAGATTcagtgcattgcatttgcatgtCATGCCAGGTGAAACCAGTGCCTCTGCAATTTGATGAACAAAAAATATAGACAAACAACCAGGTCACAATTTGGCGGTGTGCGTCGGAGATCTGCAACTGAATGCCCATGCGGGTTCGCTGTTGCCGAAAGCTGGAGCAAGACAGTGCCAGTGTGGATGCGATTCTGAGAGTACGCGCTACCGATGCTACACCGCGACTAGTTAGTTAATTgcttaggccaactccaccgcgccaCCTCATTCTGTTCGGCTGCGCTTGTTTGGATAGAATGCACGAATAGCATGGCCCAACGCGCGGCTTGAAACGGACAAATGTCTGGATTCCGTCCGTTTTCTACCCATTCCCGGCTCAAACTTGCGCTGAATTTGGGGTGAAACGGACATCGCGCGGACGGGCTCGCCACACGCCCTTGTCCCCCGTGGCCTGCCTGTCGGGGACACTAGCAGTCCCTTCGCTTCCAACGCCTCCACCCCCTCTCCCCACCCCACCCACCGCCGGCGCCGCCACTATTCTCCGGCCGCCTCCTCACTTCGCACCCCCGGCCGTTCATATCAAATCACGTCTCGACATGGCCGCCACCATGCCCGCGTTTTCGCCGTCGATTGGAGGAGATTTGGCCGTCGTCGTCGTAGCCGGTGGCAGAGGGGATACGACCGCCGGCGACGTACCACGGCGGCCACGGCAGCTTCCGACGAGTGCTCCAGAGCGGCCAGTAGTCGGCCGCCAACCACCCCTGTTGCATCGAGGTGATCATCGCGGCCTCTTTGCCACCACGACCGCAAGGTGTTCGACACTTTTCCCACAAAGGTATGGACAATGGAGATGAATTTTTCTTCCACCACTTCATTTATTCATCGAACGATTCGTCGTCGGATGATGAAGATCTTGTGGTGGCTGCACTGGTCGTTCACGACCACATTGAGCGGCAGCTTCTTCGGTACAGGGGGTTACTCCCTGGCCGTGCTCCCAACCTGAACCGCAACAGGGAGAGAGGCCACGCCCTGCTCTATGCCGATTACTTTGCGAACACCTCCTCTTCAGGCCGAATAAATTCGGTCGCCGTTTCGTATGGCAAGGCATCTGTTCAATCGTATCCGAGATGGAGTGGTTGCTCATGACCCATACTTCGAGTGCAAGACGGATGCCCTTGGCAAGCTTGGATTCTCCTCTTACCAGAAATGCACCGCGGCCATCTGCATGCTTGCATATGAAATTCCAGGCGATCTGGTGAATGAGTATGTGCGTATGAGTGAGACCACATGTCTGATGTCAATGTACAAGTTCTGCCAGGacgtggtggcagtgtttggccctgagtacttgaggCAGCCAACTGCCGCTGATACAGAGAGATTGTTGGCGACCAACGCAGCTAGAGGCTTTCCAGGCATGCTTGGCAGCGTAGATTGTATGCACTGGGAGTGAGAGAACTGTCTATTTGCTTGGCAGGGCCGGTACAAGGGGCATGTCAAAGCGTGCACTGTCATATTAGAAGCGGTGGCTTCGCAGGATCTTTGGATATGGCATTCTTTCTTTGGCATAGCAGGttctcacaatgatatcaacgtgctgcaGCGTTCTCCAGTCTTCGCAAGGCTTGCAGAAGGCCACTCCCCACCTGTCAACTTTGAGATCAACAGCCACCAGTACAACAAGGGATACTATCTAGCTGATGATATATATTCTCAGTGGTCAACTTTTGTGAAGACAATCTCGAACCCCCAAGGTGAGAAGAGAAAGAGTTTTGCCCAAATgcaagagagtgctagaaagGATGTGGAATGTGCTTTTGGTGTGCTTCAATCCCGACGGGGTATCGTTCGAAACCCTGCACTGTCATGGGATGAAGGGAAGctttgggaggtgatgactgcttgtgtgatcatgcacaacatgatcgtcgaGGACGAGCGTGATGACAGGATCTTCGACCAAGGATTTGATTATCAAGGTGAAAATGTTAAGCTCCTGCACCAAGAACCGGCCACGTTTGAACAGTTTGTCCAATTTCATCGTGAGCTGCGTGATTGGCACACTCATTTGGATCTTCAAAATGACTTGGTTGAGCACGTGTGGAGTCacattggcaaccaatagatgtattggTTCATTATGTTCATTCAAAACAATTTCGATTtggttgtaaaactattttattagagACAATTTCGATTGGgttgtaaaattatttttattttcatATAATTAATATTTGGACGTGCAAACTTGTTTTGATATGAATATATGGGCATTTTTTACCGTGGCGGATAGGATGGAGCCAAAGGATGCGGCCGCGcgctgggcgcacggccaccgcattcCAGAACAGGCCTGGACACGACTTCATTGCCCTATCCAAACGGACCGAATCTGAGTAAAGCGGACATCCGTTTCGCGCGCGGCCACCGCATTCCAGAACAGGCCTGGACACGACTTCATTGCCCTATCCAAACGGACCGAATCCGAGTAAAGCGGACATCCGTTTCGGATctcgcggtggagttggccttactTGTCATCAGCCGATCCGTGATGAGAAGTCAACTCttcctcctccagcgagcggctcATGAGCCAAGCAAGCATGCATATGCTCGTGCGGATGATGTTGCCTGCGGTAATGGAGACATGGCATGATGGCATTGGCAGCACTATGGTAGAGTAGGCGGCATCTTCTCCGTTGAGCTAGCGTTTCGCCAACACATCACATGGAAGAAGCCGCGGGGGGAGAGATTCTTGCTGCCTGCTGGTCCTGCTCCAGCTCTGCAGTGgcatcttcctcctcttcctcgaaGGAGCAGAAAGAAAATTGGACGGCGCATGAATGGAACATCTCGAGGTCGCAACGGGTGCTGGATGCCGTCAGCGCGGCAGCACAGCGATGCTGCACTACACGCACGCGTTGGAGCCTCCAGATGTGAGGTCAACTGCTCACCGGCCACAGCAATGCACACACCCGTGCGATTTGCCGCCAATAATCCAGATTGAGATGGATACCAAATACGAGTACTTGTAAGGCGAAGTAATAGCAATCCAGGTACCCTAACTTGCACAGAATGTGATGATTTAGTCTCAAACTTGCAAAACTTGACTTCACCATACCTCAACTTGcatctc
This sequence is a window from Aegilops tauschii subsp. strangulata cultivar AL8/78 chromosome 7, Aet v6.0, whole genome shotgun sequence. Protein-coding genes within it:
- the LOC109771211 gene encoding uncharacterized protein, with amino-acid sequence MARHLFNRIRDGVVAHDPYFECKTDALGKLGFSSYQKCTAAICMLAYEIPGDLVNEYVRMSETTCLMSMYKFCQDVVAVFGPEYLRQPTAADTERLLATNAARGFPGMLGSVDCSHNDINVLQRSPVFARLAEGHSPPVNFEINSHQYNKGYYLADDIYSQWSTFVKTISNPQGEKRKSFAQMQESARKDVECAFGVLQSRRGIVRNPALSWDEGKLWEVMTACVIMHNMIVEDERDDRIFDQGFDYQGENVKLLHQEPATFEQFVQFHRELRDWHTHLDLQNDLVEHVWSHIGNQ